GCATCGCCGCCGACGATCCGCCCAATCTGGCGAGTGCAATCCGCGTCTGGCTGTTCGCGCGCGCGACTGGTTGAGCGCGCGCGGCGGCGCCCTATCTGTCGGCGATCCGCTTCAAAGGAGCTCCCACATGGCCGACACCCCCGATCCCGCGAACAACTTTCCCGCCGGCTATGTCCCCGCACGCGTCTGGACGGCGCCGGAGGCGAGCGGACCGTTCGGCAACATCAACCGGCCCGTATCCGGCGCGACCCACGAAAAGGAATTGCCGGTCGGCCAGCATCCGATCCAGCTCTATTCGCAGGGGACGCCCAACGGGCAGAAGGTGACGATCATGCTCGAGGAGCTGCTCGCCGCCGGCCATGCGGGCGCCGAGTACGACGCCTGGCTGATCCGCATCGGCGAGGGTGACCAGTTCGGCAGCGGCTTTGTCGGCATCAATCCCAATTCGAAGATCCCCGCGCTCGTCGACCGCTCGGTCGATCCCGCGATCCCGGTGTTCGAGAGCGGCGCTATCCTCTTCTACCTCGCCGAAAGGTTCGGCGCGTTCCTTCCCACCGATCCCGCCAAGCGCGCCGCGACGATGAGCTGGCTGATGTGGCAGATGGGCGCCGGCCCGTTCGTCGGCGGCGGCTTCGGCCATTTCTACGCCTATGCGCCGATCAAGATCCAATATGCCATCGACCGCTATACGATGGAGGTGAAGCGCCAGCTCCACGTCCTCGACACCCAGCTCGGCCGGCACGAGTTCGTTGCGGGTGACGAGCTCAGCATCGCCGACTTCGCGATCTGGCCCTGGTACGGCGCGCTGGCGCTCGGCAAGACCTATGGCAATGCCGGCGAGTTCCTCGCCACCGGCGACTATGCCAACCTCCAGCGCTGGACCCGCCAGCTCGCCGACCGCCCCGCGGTCAAGCGCGGCCGCATCGTCAACGTGACGATGGGCGCGCCCGAGCACCAGCTTCACGAACGCCACGACGCCGGTGATTTCGACACCAAGACGCAGGACAAGATCGGCGGCTGACCGCCCGTACCCCCGCGAAGGCGGGGGTCCAGGGCCATAATCGTCACGCTGAGTCACTCTGGGTTCCCGCCTGCGCGGGAGCACCGGACGCGGTTGGAAGCGCTTCGCACCAAAATCCTCCCCTGAACGGGAGGTGGCAGGCCGCCGGCCTGACGGAGGGGTAGGTCGGCGAGGGTGCGCACCATCGTGGCCTACCCCTCCACCATGCTTCGCATGGTCCCCCTCCCCCTCCGGGGGAGGATCGAGGCCTTCGGGGCATGGAGATGGTTGCAACCTTCGCCGCGCTTCCGGCATGAGCATCGCATGCCCGCCACTCTCCCCCAGACCGACGAGGAAGCCGCCGCCGAGCTGGAGGCGCTCGCGGCCGAGATCGCGCGGCACAACCGGCTCTATCACACCGACGACGCGCCCGAGATCAGCGACGCGGCATACGACGCGCTCGTCCGCCGCAATCTCGCGATCGAGACGGCGTTCCCCTCGCTCGTCCGCCCCGACTCGCCCTCGGTCCAGGTAGGCGCCGCGCCTGCCGCGCACCTCGCCAAGGTCGCGCATGCGCGGCCGATGCTCAGCCTCGACAACGCCTTTTCGGACGAGGAGGTCGCCGAGTTCGTCGGCCGCATCCGCCGCTTCCTGTCGCTCGGCGCCGACGAGCCGGTCGCGCTCACGGCCGAGCCCAAGATCGACGGCCTGTCCTGCTCGCTCCGCTACGAGAACCGCCGCCTGGTCCAGGCGCTCACCCGCGGTGACGGCGCGGTGGGGGAGGATGTCACCGCCAACGTCCTGACGATCGCCGACATCCCGCGCACGCTCCCCGCCGCCGCCCCCGACATCTTCGAGGTGCGCGGCGAGGTCTATATGGAGAAGGCCGCGTTCGCCGATCTCAATGCCCGGCTGCTCGCCGAGGCGGAGGCGGCGGGCGATCCGACCAAGGCGCGCCGTTTCGCCAATCCGCGCAACGCCGCCGCCGGCTCGCTCCGCCAGAAGGACGCGAAGGTGACCGAGTCGCGGCCGCTGCGCTTCCTCGCGCATGGCTGGGGCGAGACGAGCGCGCTTCCCGCCGACACGCAGGCCGGCGTCGTCGCGACGTTGGTCGACTGGGGCTTCCCCGTCGCCGACGCGTTCGCGCGCTGCGAGACGACCGAAGCCGCCCTTGCCGCCTATCGCGCGATCGAGGCGGCGCGCGCCGACCTTCCCTTCGACATCGACGGCGTCGTCTACAAGGTCGACCGCCTCGACTGGCAGGCACGGCTCGGCACCATCGGCCGCGCGCCGCGCTGGGGCCTTGCGCACAAATTCCCCGCCGAGCGCGCGCAGACGACGCTGAACGCGATCGATATTCAGGTCGGCCGCACCGGCAAGCTCACCCCGGTCGCGCGGCTGGAGCCCGTCACCGTCGGCGGCGTCGTCGTCACCAACGCCACGCTCCACAACGCCGACGAGATCGCGCGGCTTGGCGTCCGCCCCGGTGACCGCGTCGTCCTCCAGCGTGCGGGCGACGTGATTCCGCAGATCGTCGAGAACCTGACCCGCGACGAGGACCGCGCCGCCTTCGCCTTCCCCACCCATTGCCCCGAATGCGGGTCGGAGGCGGTGCGGGAAGAGGGTGAAGTCGATATCCGCTGCACCGGTGGCCTGATCTGCCCCGCCCAGCGCATCGAGCGGCTGAAGCATTTCGTCAGCCGCGGCGCGCTCGACATCGAGGGTTTGGGTGAGAAGACGATCGAGCAGTTCGTTGCACTCGGCTGGCTGAAGGAGCCCGCCGACATCTTCCGACTCAAGGATCATCGCGAGGCGATGCTGGGGCTGGAGGGATGGAAGGCCAAGTCGGTCGACAACCTGCTCGACGCGGTTGAGGCGAAGCGCGCGCCCGACGCCGCGCGCCTGCTGTTCGGGCTCGGCATCCGCCACATCGGCGCGGTCACCGCGCGCGACCTCCTTAAGCATTATACGACGCTGCCGGCGCTGCGCGAACTCGGCGAGGCGCTGATCGCGCTGCGCGACGCGACGCAGCCTGCGCTCGGGGAGGATAGCACCAAGCACAGCGTCCGCCTCGACAAGGCGATCGCCGAGCGGATCGGCGTCGCGCAGGCCGGCGCCGCCGTCGGCCACGCGCTCGCCGACTTCTTCCACGAGCCGCACAATGTTGAGGCATGGGACGACCTGCTGCGCGAGGTATCGCCGCCCGACTATGTCGTCGCCGCGCGCGCGTCCGAAGTCTCGGGCAAGACCGTCGTCTTCACCGGCACGCTGGAGACGATGTCGCGTGACGAAGCCAAGGCGCAAGCTGAGACGCTGGGCGCGCGCGTGTCAGGATCGGTGTCGGCCAAGACCGACCTCGTCGTCGCCGGGCCGGGTGCGGGGTCGAAGATCAAGAAGGCTGGCGAGCTGGGCATCCGCGTCGTCGACGAAGCGGGCTGGCAGGCGATCGTCGCCGCGGCGGGCTGACTCGTAACCATCGTTACTGTCGCCTTTTTGCAACGCAGCAACACCAACTGCGCGGGGGGATGACGCTGTCACATATTGGAAATATTGATCGCGCAGGGCGCGCTCAACGGTCGTGCGCGGCCGCAAGTTCCGAGAAGCGGACGTTTTCCAAAGGGGAATGACATGCGAAACCACCTGCTGATGGGGGCGGCCGCAGCCGCACTCATGATTCCGGCCGCCGCGATGGCTCAGGAAACCACCTCCAGCATCCGCGGCACCGTGACCCAGGATGGCGCACCTGTCGCCGGCGCCGTCGTTCGCGTGACCAACACCGGCACCGGCGCGACCTCGACCACCAACACCAACGACAGCGGCGCGTTCAACGCGTCGGGTCTCCAGCCGGGCGGTCCCTACAGCGTCGAAGTGACCAGCCCCAACGGCAACGCCACCGTCACCGACATCTTCACCGTCGTCGGCCAGCCCTATACCGTTCCGGTCACGATCACGTCGGCTGGCGGCGAGGACATCGTCATCACCGCCTCGTCGGTCGCGGGTGCGGGCGTCACCTCGGACGGTCCGCAGACCGTGCTCAACGCGCAGGCGATCAGCCGCGTCGCCAGCGTCAACCGCGACATCCGCGACCTCGCCCGCCGCGACCCGTTCGCCCGCATCGAGGACACCGCGTCGGGCGGCCGCTCCATCAGCTTCGCGGGCATCAACCCGCGCTTTAACCGCTTCTCGATCGACGGCGTGACCGTCTCGGACAATTTCGGCCTCAACCCCGACGCGAACCCCACGCGCCGCGGTCCGGTGCCGATCGACTCGATCTCGCAGTTCTCGGTCTCGGTCGCGCCGTATGACATCCGTCAGGGCAACTTCCTGGGCGGCGCGGTCGACGCGGTGCTGCTGTCGGGCACAAACGAGTTCCACGGCAACGGCTTCTATTCGCAGAACACCGACGGCCTGACCGGCGAGCGCATCGGCTGCTGCGTCGACACCAATTTCGACTTCAAGTCGGAAAGCTATGGCGCGACGCTGTCGGGTCCGATCATCAAGGACAAGCTGTTCTTCATGATCTCGGCCGAGCGCACCAAGCAGGGCAACCCGCTGCCCAACGGTCTCGTCGCCGAAGGCGCGGGCACGCAGATCCCCGGCCTGACGCGTGGCCTGATCACCAGCGTCCAGAACCTGGCGAGCAGCGTCTACAACTACGAAGCGGGCGACATCCTGACGACGTCGAACGACGTCGACGAGAAGATCGTGGGCAAGATCACCTGGAACGTCACCGACGGCCAGCGCTTCACGCTCTCGTACATCAACGCCTATGACAACCAGCAGATCGCCGGCAACGTCAACTCGGGCTTCGCGTCGCCGAGCCTCGGCCTGTCGTCGAACGGATATGGCGGCTCGGAGCTGCTGCGCGCCGGTATCGCCCAGCTTAACTCGGAATGGACCGACGTCTTCTCGACCGAGGCCCGCTTTCTCTACAAGAGCTATGAGCGCGGTCGTCCGCCGCTCGGCGAGGGTGGCTTTGCCCAGTTCCGCGTCTGCACCGACGCCGTCACCAACGGCAACGGCGTCGCGGGCGACACGCTGACCTCGTGCGGCCAGAACAACCCGAACCTGGCGCTCGGTGTCGAGAACTCGACCCAGTCGAACGTGTTCTACACCGACACCTATGGCGGATCGCTGCTCGCGCGCATCAACCTGAACAACCACAATCTGCGCCTGCTCGCCGAGTATAACGAGGTGCGCATCTTCAACCTGTTCTTCCAGAACACGCTGGGGAACTATTACTTCGACTCGCTCGACGACTTCCAGAACCGCCGCGCGAACGAGCTCGTCTATGCCAACGCGCTGTCGGGCAACCCGAACGACACCGCCGCGGACTTCAAATATTCGCAGTGGAGCTTCGGCATCCAGGACGACTGGCGCGTCAGCGATCGCCTGAACATCAACTTCGGTGTTCGCGGCGACCTGTGGGGCCAGCGCGACCTGCCGGCGCTCAACCCGACCTTCACCAACCGCTACGGCTTCTCGAACCGCAACACGCTGAAGGGCCAGTTCCTGTTCCAGCCGCGCGTCGGCTTCAACTGGGAGCCGATCGACGACGTCAAGCTGCGCGGCGGCTACGGCATCTTCGGCGGCGGCACGCCCGACGTCTATCTGGCTAACAGCTTCCAGAATTCGGGCGTCGGCAACAACTCGATCACCGTGCGCCGCACGGCGACGGGCTTCACCGTCAACAACGCGTTCCTCGACCCGGTCGTGGGCGCCGCGCTGCTCAACAACGTCCAAGGCAATACGCTGCCGGGGCAGCTCCAGACGCTGCTGAACCAGAACGTCGCCGCGGTGAACACCGCCAACGTCAATGCGCTCGGGCCGGACTACAAGATCCCCTCAGCGCACAAGGCGACGCTGTCGGTCGACTGGACGCCCAAGGACTTCTTCCTGGGCTCGGGCTGGCGCTTCGGGGCTGACTATTACTTCAGCCGCACGCGCGACTCGATCCTGTTCACCGACGCCCGCTCGGTCCAGATCGGCACGCTGCCCGACGGCCGGCCGCGCTACAACGCGTTCCCGAACACCAACAATTCGACCAACACCGACATCATCCTGTACAACGGCAACAACGGCCGCAGCCATGTCGGTGTCGTCCGCGTCGACAAGGTGTTCGACAACGGCATCAACCTGAACTTTGCCTACTCGCTGCAGGACGTGAAGGACGAGACGCCGGCGACCTCGTCGACTGCGGGTTCGAACTACGGCAACGGCGCGTTCCTGGCCAACCAGGCCGCGTACGGCACCGCCAACGACCAGGTTTCGTGGTCGTTCAAGTATGGCGTCGGTCTGGATCGCGCGTTCTTCGGCGACTACCGCACCATCTTCCAGCTGTTTGGCGAGACCCAGGCGGGCCGTCCGTACAGCTTCACGATGGCGGACCTCGGGAACGCGCAGCGCAGCGCGGTGTTCGGCCTGACCGGCCGCGACGACCGTCACCTGCTCTACGTGCCGCAATCGGGTACCGACTCGATCGTCAGCTACGACAGCGCCGACACCCAGGCCGCGCTCGAGGGCGTGATCGAGAACTCGAAGCTCAAGAACTTCCGCGGTCAGATCGCCCCGCGCAACATCGCCCGGTCGCGCGCCTATACGCGTCTCGACCTGCACGTTGAGCAGGAGATCCCGACGTTCATCGGCAAGTCGCGCTTCTCCGTCTTCGCCGACATCGAGAATCTCCCCAACCTCCTCAACAAGGATTGGGGTGGCTTCCGCCAGGTCATCTTCCCGTACCTGGAGGACGTCGTGCAGGTGCAGTGCCTGACCACGCCGGTCGCCACCGGCACCACGCCGACCGCGGCGCAGGTGGCGAGCGCGCCGACGCAGCCCTGCGTCCAGTACCGCTACAGCCAGGCGCAGGCGCCGAACGAGGCGACGATCGAGAGCCGTCGTTCGCTCTACTTCATCCGGCTGGGTGCGCGCTTCAAGTTCTGATCCGCGCCTGATCCGAATGCCTCTGGGGGCCGCCGTTCCACGCGAACGGCGGCCCCTTTTGCCGTCCGGCTTTTGCCCTTCGTGAACCGAGTCGCTACAGGACGTGCCCCATGGCGAGTGCCGCGATCCTTTCCCGCCCCTTCTTCGAACAGAAGAGCCGCGCCTTCTGGATGCTCCAAGCAGCGGGCTGGTCGGGCTATCTGATCCTGCGCATGGTGTCGGGTGTCTCGAACAACCCCAGCCTCGACAACGTCATCCCGATCATCATCGAATCGATCGTCGGCTATTGCCTGACGCTGCTCCTTTCGACGCTGTACGGCTATTATCGCCGGCTGCCGCGGATCACCGGCATCCTGGCGGTGGTGGCGACGCTGGCCGCGGCGACGGTGATCTATGCCGTGCTCGACGCCTTCACCTTTTCGTTCATTCGCTCGGCGACGCCGGGGATCACCGTCAACCTCGTGCTCGCGACGGTGTTCCTCAACTTTACCGTGCTCGCCGGCTGGACCGCGCTCTATTTCGGCATCAACTGGTATCTTATCGTCGAGGACCAGATCGACCAGATGCAGGCGTTGGAGCTTCAGGCATCCTCCGCGCAGCTGGCGATGCTGCGTTATCAGCTCAACCCTCATTTCCTGTTCAACACGCTCAACTCGATCTCGACGCTGGTGCTGCTGAAGCAGACCGAGCGCGCCAACGTGATGCTCAGCCGCTTGTCCTCGTTCCTGCGTTACACGCTGGCAAACGAGCCGACCGCGCACGTCACGCTGGCACAGGAGATCGAGACGCTGAAGCTCTATCTCGAGATCGAGAAGATGCGGTTCGAGACGCGGTTGCGCCCGGTGTTCGACGTCGATGCGCGCGTCGAGCGGGCACGCCTGCCCTCTTTGCTCCTCCAGCCGCTGGTCGAGAACGCGATCAAATATGCGGTGACGCCGCTCGAGGAGGGGGCAGAGATCGCGGTTTCGGCACGGCTCGCCGGGGATCGGGTGCAGATCGCCGTGACGGACAGCGGTCCGGGGTTGATGCAGGGCAAATCTCGGCCAAGCCTTTCAACCGGCGTGGGCCTGGCCAATATTCGCGACCGGCTGGCACAGGCTTATGGCGCGGAGCACCGCTTCGACACGGGGGCGAACCCCGGCGGCGGCTTCCGCGTTGAAATCGAAATACCGTTCCAGGTCGAGGAACCCAGACGCGAGGCAGCATGACCATCCGTACCATCCTTGTCGACGACGAGCCGCTGGCCATTCAGGGCCTTGAGTTGAGGCTCCAGGCGCACGAGGACGTCGAGATCATCGACAAGTGCATGAACGGTCGCGAGGCGATCCGTTCGATCAAGACCCACAAGCCCGACCTCGTCTTTCTCGACGTGCAGATGCCCGGCTTCGACGGCTTTTCCGTCGTTCAGGGGCTGATGGAAGTCGAACCGCCGCTGTTCGTCTTCGTCACCGCCTATTCCGACCACGCCATCCGCGCGTTCGAGGCGCAGGCGGTCGACTATCTGATGAAGCCGGTCGAGGAAGCGCGGCTCGCCGACACGCTCGACCGCGTTCGCCAGCGCCTCACCGAAAAGCGCGGCGTCGAGGAAGTCGAGAAGCTGAAGGAAGTGCTGGCCGAAGTCGCGCCCGACGCGGTCGACCAGATCGGCGACGGCGGCACCGGCGGCGAACTCGCCTCCAACCGCTTCGAGAAGCTCATCAACATCAAGGATCGCGGCCAGATCTTCCGCGTCGACGTCGATTCGATCGAGCGGATCGATGCCGCGGGCGATTACATGTGCATCTATACCGGCGACAACACGCTGATCCTGCGCGAGACGATGAAGGATCTGGAAAAGCGCCTCGACCCGCGCCGTTTCCAGCGCGTCCACCGGTCGACGATCGTCAATCTTGACCTCGTCCGCCAGGTGAAGCCCCACACCAACGGCGAATGCTTCCTCGTCCTCGATTCGGGCGCGCAGGTGAAGGTCAGCCGCAGCTATCGCGACGTGGTGGCGCGCTTCGTCCACTAACCAACTCCTCCCCGGGAAGGGGAGGTGGCAGGCCGCAGGCCTGACGGAGGGGTAGGTCCGTGAGTCGCGTTATCCTCGCAGCCCACGACACCCCTCCACCGCCGGCTACGCCCGCGGTCGCCCTCCCATTGCAGGAGAGGTTTTCGCTCTCCCCAACCGGATCAGCTTGATGCGCAGCGCCGACGATCTCGCGTCCGACCTCCACGCACTCGGTCTGGATGCCGGCGACACCGTCATGGCGCATGCGGGGATGCGCAGCGTCGGACCGCTCATCAACGGGCCCGACACGCTGATCGAGGCGATCCGGATGGTGATCGGCCCCTCGGGCACGCTCGTTGCCGCGACCGATTGGGAGGCCCCGTATCTGGTACATCTGGTCGGCGAAGACGGGCGCGTGCCGGACGAGTGGCGCGACCGCATCCCGCCCTTCGATCCCGCTCGCTCGCGCGCGATCCGGGAGAATGGCGCCTTTGCCGAGTTCGTGCGGACGACGCCGGGCGAGCGGCGCAGCGGCAATCCGGGCTGCTCGGTCGCGGCGATCGGCGCGCGGGCGGACTGGCTGACCGAGGGACAGGCGCTCGACTACGGCTATGGCGAGGGTTCGCCGCTCGCCAAGCTGGTCGAGGCGGGCGGCAGGGTGCTGCTGGTCGGCGCACCCGCGCACAGCATGACATTGCTCCACCATGCCGAGCATCTCGCCGACGTGCCGGGCAAGCGTCGCTTTCGCCAGGAAGTGCCGTTCCGCGGGACCAGCGGCGCCACCGACTGGCGCTGGTGCGAGGAATATGAGTCGACCGAGGCGATCGTCGCCGGCTTTAGCGACCTCTATTTCGACGAGATCGCCGCCGACTATCGCCGTGGTGGCAGGATCGCGGAAGGATCGGTCGGCGACGCCCCGTCGTCGCTCTACGACGCCGCCGACATTACCGGCTTTGCCGTCGACTGGATCGAACGCGCTGTCGCGGCTCAGTCTTCGGCGGGCTGATCTACGGCCTCGGCCGCCTCGTCCGCCTTGCCGCCGTCCTGGAACCACGCTTCGACCGGACCGGTTAGCTTGATCGTCAGCGGATTGCCGTGGCGATCGGTCTTGCGGCCGACCTGCACGCGGATCCAGCCTTCCGAGATCGAATATTCCTCGACGTCGGTGCGCTCATTGCCCTTGAAGCGGATGCCGACCCCGCGCTCCAGCGCGGACTGGTCG
This is a stretch of genomic DNA from Sphingomonas sp. Y38-1Y. It encodes these proteins:
- the yghU gene encoding glutathione-dependent disulfide-bond oxidoreductase yields the protein MADTPDPANNFPAGYVPARVWTAPEASGPFGNINRPVSGATHEKELPVGQHPIQLYSQGTPNGQKVTIMLEELLAAGHAGAEYDAWLIRIGEGDQFGSGFVGINPNSKIPALVDRSVDPAIPVFESGAILFYLAERFGAFLPTDPAKRAATMSWLMWQMGAGPFVGGGFGHFYAYAPIKIQYAIDRYTMEVKRQLHVLDTQLGRHEFVAGDELSIADFAIWPWYGALALGKTYGNAGEFLATGDYANLQRWTRQLADRPAVKRGRIVNVTMGAPEHQLHERHDAGDFDTKTQDKIGG
- the ligA gene encoding NAD-dependent DNA ligase LigA, with amino-acid sequence MPATLPQTDEEAAAELEALAAEIARHNRLYHTDDAPEISDAAYDALVRRNLAIETAFPSLVRPDSPSVQVGAAPAAHLAKVAHARPMLSLDNAFSDEEVAEFVGRIRRFLSLGADEPVALTAEPKIDGLSCSLRYENRRLVQALTRGDGAVGEDVTANVLTIADIPRTLPAAAPDIFEVRGEVYMEKAAFADLNARLLAEAEAAGDPTKARRFANPRNAAAGSLRQKDAKVTESRPLRFLAHGWGETSALPADTQAGVVATLVDWGFPVADAFARCETTEAALAAYRAIEAARADLPFDIDGVVYKVDRLDWQARLGTIGRAPRWGLAHKFPAERAQTTLNAIDIQVGRTGKLTPVARLEPVTVGGVVVTNATLHNADEIARLGVRPGDRVVLQRAGDVIPQIVENLTRDEDRAAFAFPTHCPECGSEAVREEGEVDIRCTGGLICPAQRIERLKHFVSRGALDIEGLGEKTIEQFVALGWLKEPADIFRLKDHREAMLGLEGWKAKSVDNLLDAVEAKRAPDAARLLFGLGIRHIGAVTARDLLKHYTTLPALRELGEALIALRDATQPALGEDSTKHSVRLDKAIAERIGVAQAGAAVGHALADFFHEPHNVEAWDDLLREVSPPDYVVAARASEVSGKTVVFTGTLETMSRDEAKAQAETLGARVSGSVSAKTDLVVAGPGAGSKIKKAGELGIRVVDEAGWQAIVAAAG
- a CDS encoding TonB-dependent receptor codes for the protein MRNHLLMGAAAAALMIPAAAMAQETTSSIRGTVTQDGAPVAGAVVRVTNTGTGATSTTNTNDSGAFNASGLQPGGPYSVEVTSPNGNATVTDIFTVVGQPYTVPVTITSAGGEDIVITASSVAGAGVTSDGPQTVLNAQAISRVASVNRDIRDLARRDPFARIEDTASGGRSISFAGINPRFNRFSIDGVTVSDNFGLNPDANPTRRGPVPIDSISQFSVSVAPYDIRQGNFLGGAVDAVLLSGTNEFHGNGFYSQNTDGLTGERIGCCVDTNFDFKSESYGATLSGPIIKDKLFFMISAERTKQGNPLPNGLVAEGAGTQIPGLTRGLITSVQNLASSVYNYEAGDILTTSNDVDEKIVGKITWNVTDGQRFTLSYINAYDNQQIAGNVNSGFASPSLGLSSNGYGGSELLRAGIAQLNSEWTDVFSTEARFLYKSYERGRPPLGEGGFAQFRVCTDAVTNGNGVAGDTLTSCGQNNPNLALGVENSTQSNVFYTDTYGGSLLARINLNNHNLRLLAEYNEVRIFNLFFQNTLGNYYFDSLDDFQNRRANELVYANALSGNPNDTAADFKYSQWSFGIQDDWRVSDRLNINFGVRGDLWGQRDLPALNPTFTNRYGFSNRNTLKGQFLFQPRVGFNWEPIDDVKLRGGYGIFGGGTPDVYLANSFQNSGVGNNSITVRRTATGFTVNNAFLDPVVGAALLNNVQGNTLPGQLQTLLNQNVAAVNTANVNALGPDYKIPSAHKATLSVDWTPKDFFLGSGWRFGADYYFSRTRDSILFTDARSVQIGTLPDGRPRYNAFPNTNNSTNTDIILYNGNNGRSHVGVVRVDKVFDNGINLNFAYSLQDVKDETPATSSTAGSNYGNGAFLANQAAYGTANDQVSWSFKYGVGLDRAFFGDYRTIFQLFGETQAGRPYSFTMADLGNAQRSAVFGLTGRDDRHLLYVPQSGTDSIVSYDSADTQAALEGVIENSKLKNFRGQIAPRNIARSRAYTRLDLHVEQEIPTFIGKSRFSVFADIENLPNLLNKDWGGFRQVIFPYLEDVVQVQCLTTPVATGTTPTAAQVASAPTQPCVQYRYSQAQAPNEATIESRRSLYFIRLGARFKF
- a CDS encoding sensor histidine kinase translates to MASAAILSRPFFEQKSRAFWMLQAAGWSGYLILRMVSGVSNNPSLDNVIPIIIESIVGYCLTLLLSTLYGYYRRLPRITGILAVVATLAAATVIYAVLDAFTFSFIRSATPGITVNLVLATVFLNFTVLAGWTALYFGINWYLIVEDQIDQMQALELQASSAQLAMLRYQLNPHFLFNTLNSISTLVLLKQTERANVMLSRLSSFLRYTLANEPTAHVTLAQEIETLKLYLEIEKMRFETRLRPVFDVDARVERARLPSLLLQPLVENAIKYAVTPLEEGAEIAVSARLAGDRVQIAVTDSGPGLMQGKSRPSLSTGVGLANIRDRLAQAYGAEHRFDTGANPGGGFRVEIEIPFQVEEPRREAA
- a CDS encoding LytR/AlgR family response regulator transcription factor encodes the protein MTIRTILVDDEPLAIQGLELRLQAHEDVEIIDKCMNGREAIRSIKTHKPDLVFLDVQMPGFDGFSVVQGLMEVEPPLFVFVTAYSDHAIRAFEAQAVDYLMKPVEEARLADTLDRVRQRLTEKRGVEEVEKLKEVLAEVAPDAVDQIGDGGTGGELASNRFEKLINIKDRGQIFRVDVDSIERIDAAGDYMCIYTGDNTLILRETMKDLEKRLDPRRFQRVHRSTIVNLDLVRQVKPHTNGECFLVLDSGAQVKVSRSYRDVVARFVH
- the aac(3) gene encoding aminoglycoside 3-N-acetyltransferase, which encodes MRSADDLASDLHALGLDAGDTVMAHAGMRSVGPLINGPDTLIEAIRMVIGPSGTLVAATDWEAPYLVHLVGEDGRVPDEWRDRIPPFDPARSRAIRENGAFAEFVRTTPGERRSGNPGCSVAAIGARADWLTEGQALDYGYGEGSPLAKLVEAGGRVLLVGAPAHSMTLLHHAEHLADVPGKRRFRQEVPFRGTSGATDWRWCEEYESTEAIVAGFSDLYFDEIAADYRRGGRIAEGSVGDAPSSLYDAADITGFAVDWIERAVAAQSSAG
- a CDS encoding DUF3297 family protein; translation: MTDTPPDRLSIQPKSPHFDQSALERGVGIRFKGNERTDVEEYSISEGWIRVQVGRKTDRHGNPLTIKLTGPVEAWFQDGGKADEAAEAVDQPAED